A stretch of Lysobacter sp. K5869 DNA encodes these proteins:
- a CDS encoding acyl-CoA dehydrogenase family protein: MDTPATLPPFATHAVDNQPPPFPPRDLWADDAALREAVEREGGGAFAARLQRYGAFAGNELLALSVDAHRDKPRLRSHDAYGHRIDKVEFHPHYHAIMGAAIEHGVAGLSWHEPVPGAHVARAALSYLHHQSEPGSSCPLTMTHASVPVLRHAPALAQWMGKAAAPHYDGRDVAAADKAGLTLGMGMTEKQGGSDVRANQTVATPIGGDEYELVGHKWFFSAPMSDGFLVLGQAPGGLTCFLLPRWHPHGGKNALRLMRLKDKLGDWSNASSEVEFHNAWAQRVGEEGRGVATILEMVMLTRLDCMLGSAAEMRMALAQALHHTRHRRAFGKVLAEHALMRNVLADLALESEAATALALRVAGAIDRAARDPGEAAFARIVTAIGKYWICKRAPAFVNEAQECLGGAGYVEESLLPRLYRQAPLNSIWEGSGNIQCLDVLRALAREPEAGRALLAELDAARGRDGAFDAYLEPLARALSGALPEAQMRSWVERLALALQAALLLRAGSPVAAAFCRSRLGGGHGLGFGTLPDDLDFVAIAQRGLPA, from the coding sequence ATGGACACGCCCGCCACGCTGCCGCCGTTCGCGACCCACGCGGTCGACAACCAGCCGCCGCCGTTCCCGCCGCGCGATCTGTGGGCCGACGACGCCGCGCTGCGCGAGGCGGTCGAGCGCGAGGGCGGCGGCGCCTTCGCCGCGCGCCTGCAGCGCTACGGCGCCTTCGCCGGCAACGAGCTGCTGGCGCTGAGCGTCGACGCGCACCGCGACAAGCCGCGCCTGCGCAGCCACGACGCCTACGGCCATCGCATCGACAAGGTCGAGTTCCACCCGCATTACCACGCGATCATGGGCGCGGCGATCGAACACGGCGTCGCCGGCCTGTCGTGGCACGAGCCGGTGCCCGGCGCGCACGTGGCGCGCGCGGCGCTGAGCTATCTGCATCACCAATCCGAACCCGGCAGCAGCTGCCCGCTGACCATGACCCACGCCAGCGTGCCGGTGCTGCGCCACGCGCCGGCGTTGGCGCAGTGGATGGGCAAGGCCGCCGCGCCGCATTACGACGGCCGCGACGTCGCCGCCGCCGACAAGGCCGGGCTGACGCTCGGCATGGGCATGACCGAGAAGCAGGGCGGCTCGGACGTGCGCGCCAATCAGACCGTCGCCACGCCGATCGGCGGCGACGAGTACGAACTGGTCGGGCACAAATGGTTCTTCTCCGCGCCGATGTCCGACGGCTTCCTCGTGCTCGGCCAGGCGCCCGGTGGCCTGACCTGCTTCCTGCTGCCGCGCTGGCACCCGCACGGCGGCAAGAACGCGCTGCGGCTGATGCGGCTCAAGGACAAGCTCGGCGACTGGTCCAACGCCTCGTCGGAAGTCGAATTCCACAACGCCTGGGCCCAGCGCGTGGGCGAGGAAGGGCGCGGGGTGGCGACCATCCTCGAGATGGTGATGCTGACCCGCCTGGACTGCATGCTCGGCTCGGCCGCGGAAATGCGCATGGCGCTGGCGCAGGCGTTGCACCACACGCGCCATCGCCGCGCGTTCGGCAAGGTCTTGGCCGAGCACGCGCTGATGCGCAACGTGCTGGCCGATCTGGCGCTGGAATCCGAGGCCGCCACCGCGCTGGCGCTGCGCGTGGCCGGCGCCATCGACCGCGCCGCGCGCGACCCGGGCGAGGCCGCGTTCGCGCGCATCGTCACCGCGATCGGCAAGTACTGGATCTGCAAGCGCGCGCCGGCCTTCGTCAACGAGGCGCAGGAATGCCTGGGCGGCGCGGGCTATGTCGAGGAATCGCTGTTGCCGCGGCTGTACCGGCAGGCGCCGCTGAATTCGATTTGGGAAGGCAGCGGCAACATCCAATGCCTGGACGTGCTGCGCGCGCTGGCGCGCGAACCCGAGGCAGGGCGCGCGTTGCTGGCCGAACTCGACGCCGCGCGCGGCCGCGACGGCGCGTTCGACGCTTACCTGGAGCCGCTCGCGCGCGCCTTGTCCGGCGCACTGCCCGAAGCGCAGATGCGCAGTTGGGTCGAGCGGCTCGCCCTGGCGCTGCAAGCGGCGTTGCTGCTGCGCGCGGGCAGCCCGGTCGCGGCCGCGTTCTGCCGCAGCCGCCTCGGCGGCGGGCACGGGCTCGGCTTCGGCACCTTGCCGGACGATCTGGATTTCGTCGCCATCGCCCAGCGCGGTTTGCCGGCGTGA
- a CDS encoding L,D-transpeptidase family protein: protein MSARIVLTLALLPACLAPAFARTPPAMAPQAQQADRIQVGKSERRMRLYRDGKLIRTYAILLGDAPVGHKRQQGDERTPEGDYRVSGRNPNSRFHLSLRVSYPNEADRKQARARGVDPGGDIMIHGGTPKGYMRDWTDGCIALTDAQIEEVWSLVPTGTPIRIDP, encoded by the coding sequence GTGAGCGCGCGCATCGTCCTGACGCTCGCGCTGCTGCCCGCCTGCCTCGCACCCGCGTTCGCGCGCACGCCGCCGGCGATGGCGCCGCAAGCGCAGCAGGCCGACCGCATCCAGGTCGGCAAATCCGAACGGCGCATGCGCCTGTACCGCGACGGCAAACTGATCCGCACCTACGCGATCCTGCTCGGCGACGCGCCGGTCGGGCACAAGCGCCAGCAGGGCGACGAGCGCACGCCCGAGGGCGATTACCGCGTCAGCGGGCGCAATCCCAACAGCCGCTTCCATCTGTCGTTGCGCGTGTCGTATCCCAACGAGGCCGACCGCAAGCAAGCGCGGGCGCGCGGCGTCGATCCGGGCGGCGACATCATGATCCACGGCGGTACGCCGAAGGGCTATATGCGCGATTGGACCGACGGCTGCATCGCGCTGACCGACGCGCAGATCGAGGAAGTCTGGAGCCTGGTGCCGACCGGTACGCCGATCCGCATCGATCCTTGA
- a CDS encoding hypoxanthine-guanine phosphoribosyltransferase, which yields MSNHDLAAALENADLIFDRRQLEREIARMAVRIRNDYAGARPVYLTVMHGGLPFAAQLAMELGERGLDLEFDYLHATRYRGATTGADLVWKHRPATPLRGRRVLLADDIVDEGHTLHAIREWCFEQGAAEVRIAALAVKAHDRCVEGLRADYVGVDVPDRYVFGYGMDFHEQGRNLPAIYALR from the coding sequence ATGAGCAACCACGACCTGGCCGCCGCGTTGGAAAACGCCGACCTGATCTTCGACCGCCGCCAGCTCGAGCGCGAGATCGCGCGCATGGCGGTGCGCATCCGCAACGACTACGCCGGCGCGCGTCCGGTCTATCTGACCGTCATGCACGGCGGCCTGCCGTTCGCCGCGCAGCTGGCGATGGAACTGGGCGAGCGCGGCCTGGACCTGGAATTCGATTACCTGCACGCGACCCGTTACCGCGGCGCCACCACCGGCGCCGATCTGGTGTGGAAGCACCGTCCGGCCACGCCGCTGCGCGGGCGCCGGGTGCTGCTGGCCGACGACATCGTCGACGAAGGCCATACCCTGCACGCGATCCGCGAATGGTGCTTCGAGCAAGGCGCCGCCGAGGTCCGCATCGCCGCGCTCGCGGTGAAGGCGCACGACCGCTGCGTGGAAGGCCTGCGCGCCGATTACGTCGGCGTGGACGTGCCCGATCGCTACGTGTTCGGCTACGGCATGGACTTCCACGAGCAGGGCCGCAACCTGCCGGCGATCTACGCGCTGCGCTGA
- a CDS encoding DUF1318 domain-containing protein produces the protein MRRWMGVPVAAVMLTACVTINVYFPAAEAKEAAKEFVEKVIGDQAQPIKPEAPKEGGKPGGSAALGAQSLEWRQLASRIDWWSVAGIGSARAQSPDISIKTPAIQAIQSRMAQRFDAQLRAQFDSGALGFASNGTVSVRDAAKIPLSDRVGVNQAVADQNRDSNAVYKEIAVANNHPEWEGQIRQVFSRQWIESAKGGWWYQDAGGGWKQK, from the coding sequence ATGCGCCGTTGGATGGGAGTACCGGTCGCCGCCGTGATGTTGACGGCTTGCGTGACCATCAACGTCTACTTCCCGGCCGCCGAGGCCAAGGAAGCCGCTAAGGAATTCGTCGAGAAGGTGATCGGCGATCAAGCGCAGCCGATCAAGCCCGAAGCGCCGAAGGAAGGCGGCAAGCCCGGTGGCAGCGCCGCGCTAGGCGCCCAGTCGCTGGAATGGCGCCAACTCGCCAGCCGCATCGACTGGTGGTCGGTCGCCGGCATCGGCAGCGCCCGCGCGCAGTCGCCGGACATCTCGATCAAGACCCCGGCGATCCAGGCGATCCAGTCGCGCATGGCCCAGCGTTTCGATGCGCAGCTGCGCGCGCAGTTCGATTCCGGCGCGCTCGGCTTTGCCAGCAACGGCACGGTGAGCGTGCGCGACGCGGCCAAGATCCCGCTGTCGGACCGGGTCGGCGTCAATCAGGCGGTGGCCGACCAGAACCGCGATTCCAACGCGGTCTACAAGGAAATCGCCGTGGCCAACAACCACCCCGAGTGGGAAGGCCAGATCCGTCAGGTGTTCTCGCGCCAGTGGATCGAGAGCGCGAAGGGCGGCTGGTGGTATCAGGATGCCGGCGGCGGCTGGAAGCAGAAGTGA
- the nagZ gene encoding beta-N-acetylhexosaminidase: MLVIGVAGTELTAQERDWLQHEACAGVILFARNFASRAQVAELSQAIREAAPRPQLICVDQEGGRVQRFREGYSALPPLQLLGKLYAQDREAALKLAEEHAQLMANEVRASGVDLSFAPVVDLGRGNLAIGNRAFDADPQVVAEFTRAYIRGMHASGMAATLKHFPGHGSVLADTHFDQAADPRSLDELRRTDLVPFAAGIDAKADAVMMAHVSYPAVAPEPAGYSRLWIEDILRRQMGFRGVVFSDDIGMAAAFSAGGVRARIDAHLDAGCDVVLVCHPQLVEESLQAVAGRPLNTAALLGLIGRGAMGWDGLIADARYADTRTRLEGLA; encoded by the coding sequence ATGCTCGTGATCGGCGTCGCCGGTACCGAACTCACCGCGCAGGAACGCGACTGGCTGCAGCACGAGGCCTGCGCCGGCGTGATCCTGTTCGCCCGCAACTTCGCCTCCAGGGCCCAGGTCGCCGAGCTCTCGCAGGCGATCCGCGAGGCCGCGCCGCGCCCGCAGCTGATCTGCGTGGATCAGGAAGGCGGCCGCGTGCAGCGCTTCCGCGAAGGCTACAGCGCGCTGCCGCCGCTGCAGCTGCTCGGCAAGCTCTACGCCCAGGACCGCGAGGCCGCGCTCAAGCTGGCCGAGGAACACGCGCAACTGATGGCGAACGAGGTGCGCGCCAGCGGCGTGGACCTGAGCTTCGCGCCGGTGGTCGATCTGGGCCGCGGCAACCTCGCCATCGGCAACCGCGCCTTCGACGCCGACCCGCAGGTCGTCGCCGAATTCACCCGCGCCTACATCCGCGGCATGCACGCCAGCGGCATGGCCGCCACGCTCAAGCATTTCCCCGGCCACGGCTCGGTGCTGGCCGACACCCACTTCGATCAGGCCGCCGACCCGCGCAGCCTGGACGAACTGCGCCGGACCGACTTGGTTCCGTTCGCCGCCGGCATCGACGCCAAGGCCGACGCGGTGATGATGGCGCACGTGTCGTATCCGGCCGTGGCGCCGGAACCGGCGGGTTACTCGCGCCTGTGGATCGAAGACATCCTGCGCCGGCAGATGGGCTTCCGCGGCGTGGTCTTCAGCGACGACATCGGCATGGCCGCGGCGTTCTCCGCCGGCGGCGTGCGCGCGCGCATCGACGCGCACCTGGACGCCGGCTGCGACGTGGTGTTGGTCTGTCATCCGCAGTTGGTAGAAGAGTCTTTGCAAGCGGTCGCCGGCCGGCCGCTCAACACCGCCGCGCTGCTGGGCCTGATCGGCCGCGGCGCGATGGGCTGGGACGGGCTGATCGCCGACGCCCGCTACGCCGACACCCGCACCCGTTTGGAAGGATTGGCTTGA
- a CDS encoding response regulator: MKNSQVPRVLLVEDDPTSRAFLTAAVEAVPAQVDGADSLAAAMALGASQDYQLWLFDAHLPDGSGIDLLARLRRSHPATPALAHTATGESEVRERLIASGFSEVLVKPLPAAAVRGAIRRLLDLPDCDVPLAAAAIEEAAAPVWDDDTAARALNGNRAHIATLRGLFVQELPNARRSILAAAQLGNLDALRGELHKLRASCGFVGAARLAQAVQVLQAQPDSAQSLERFDRAAQETIDRAE; encoded by the coding sequence ATGAAGAATTCCCAGGTCCCACGCGTGTTGTTGGTCGAGGACGATCCCACCAGCCGCGCCTTTCTGACCGCGGCCGTGGAAGCCGTGCCCGCGCAGGTCGACGGCGCCGACAGTCTGGCCGCGGCGATGGCGCTGGGCGCCTCTCAGGATTACCAACTGTGGCTGTTCGATGCGCACCTGCCCGACGGCAGCGGCATCGATCTGCTCGCGCGCCTGCGCCGCTCGCATCCCGCCACGCCCGCGCTGGCGCACACCGCCACCGGCGAGAGCGAAGTGCGCGAACGCTTGATCGCGTCGGGGTTTTCGGAAGTGCTGGTCAAACCGCTGCCGGCCGCTGCGGTGCGCGGCGCGATCCGGCGCCTGCTCGACCTGCCCGATTGCGATGTGCCCCTCGCCGCCGCGGCGATCGAAGAAGCCGCCGCGCCGGTGTGGGACGACGACACCGCGGCACGCGCGCTCAACGGCAACCGTGCCCATATCGCGACGCTGCGCGGATTGTTCGTGCAGGAATTGCCGAACGCGCGGCGCTCGATCCTGGCCGCGGCGCAGCTCGGCAACCTCGACGCTTTGCGCGGCGAACTGCACAAGCTGCGCGCCAGTTGCGGTTTCGTCGGCGCGGCGCGATTGGCGCAGGCGGTGCAGGTCTTGCAGGCGCAGCCGGATTCCGCGCAGTCGCTGGAGCGGTTCGATCGCGCGGCGCAGGAAACGATCGATCGGGCGGAGTGA
- the rlmD gene encoding 23S rRNA (uracil(1939)-C(5))-methyltransferase RlmD, which produces MARIDQTPFEIAISDFTHDGRGVGRRPDPKSPDSAGKAVFVSGALPGERVMAKQTARSRSFDEAIAVQVLQASPDRVDPRCAHFGTCGGCALQHLAEDKQILAKQRVLMENFERIGHVMPERVLPALSDSAWGYRRKGRFSVRRVEKKDKTLVGFRENDPRFVADISRCETVIPAVGDKVAALAALIDGMDGRREIPQVEFIGGDRMSDHSGIALTFRHLAPLSQGDRDKLAAFGREHEFAIFLQPGGVDTVHPLWPADPQLQFSLPEWDLRLKFRPLDFIQVNASLNGRMIQHALDLLEPQPEDRVLDLFAGLGNFTLPLARRVREVVGVEGEAGLVKRARENAEYNGLPNAKFYAADLGKDLSGEPWMREGFDRLLLDPPRSGADFVLTQLPLKQFKRIVYVSCHPASLARDAGYLVREKGWKLRAAGVMDMFPHTGHVESIAMFER; this is translated from the coding sequence GTGGCCCGCATCGATCAAACTCCTTTCGAAATCGCCATTTCCGATTTCACCCACGATGGCCGCGGCGTCGGCCGCCGTCCCGATCCCAAGTCTCCCGACAGCGCCGGGAAGGCGGTGTTCGTGTCCGGCGCGCTGCCGGGCGAGCGGGTGATGGCCAAGCAGACCGCGCGTTCGCGCAGCTTCGACGAAGCCATCGCCGTGCAGGTGCTGCAGGCTTCGCCCGACCGCGTCGATCCGCGCTGCGCGCACTTCGGCACCTGCGGCGGCTGCGCGCTGCAGCATCTGGCCGAGGACAAGCAGATCCTGGCCAAGCAGCGCGTGCTGATGGAGAACTTCGAGCGCATCGGCCACGTGATGCCCGAGCGCGTGCTGCCGGCGCTGAGCGATTCGGCCTGGGGCTATCGCCGCAAAGGCCGGTTCTCGGTGCGCCGGGTCGAGAAGAAGGACAAGACGCTGGTCGGTTTCCGCGAGAACGATCCGCGCTTCGTCGCCGACATCTCGCGCTGCGAAACCGTGATTCCGGCGGTCGGCGACAAGGTCGCCGCGCTGGCCGCGCTGATCGACGGCATGGACGGGCGCCGCGAGATTCCGCAGGTGGAGTTCATCGGCGGCGACCGCATGAGCGATCACAGCGGCATCGCGCTGACCTTCCGCCATTTGGCGCCGCTGTCGCAGGGCGACCGCGACAAGCTGGCCGCGTTCGGCCGCGAGCACGAGTTCGCGATCTTCCTGCAGCCCGGCGGCGTGGACACCGTGCATCCGCTGTGGCCGGCCGATCCGCAGTTGCAGTTCTCGCTGCCGGAATGGGATTTGCGGCTCAAGTTCCGCCCGCTGGACTTCATCCAGGTCAACGCTTCGCTCAACGGCCGCATGATCCAGCACGCGCTGGACTTGCTCGAACCGCAGCCCGAAGACCGCGTGCTCGACCTGTTCGCCGGCCTGGGCAATTTCACCTTGCCGTTGGCGCGGCGCGTGCGCGAGGTGGTCGGCGTGGAAGGCGAGGCCGGGCTGGTCAAGCGCGCGCGAGAGAACGCCGAGTACAACGGTTTGCCCAACGCGAAGTTCTACGCCGCGGACTTGGGCAAGGATTTGAGCGGCGAGCCGTGGATGCGCGAAGGCTTCGACCGCCTGCTGCTGGATCCGCCGCGCTCGGGCGCCGATTTCGTGCTGACCCAGCTGCCGCTCAAGCAGTTCAAGCGGATCGTGTACGTGAGCTGCCATCCGGCCTCGCTGGCGCGCGACGCGGGCTATCTGGTGCGCGAGAAGGGCTGGAAGCTGCGCGCGGCGGGGGTGATGGACATGTTCCCGCATACCGGGCATGTGGAGTCGATCGCGATGTTCGAGCGCTGA
- the recO gene encoding DNA repair protein RecO, with product MALTAEPAYILHVRPWRETSVLIEALSEQHGRVGLVARGVQGPKKQVLRAALQPFQHVRVDALLRGELARLTAAEAIDAAPRLLGDAALAGFYVNELVLRLVPRGDPFFELYELYGRTRARLDGPHLAWTLRRFERDLLDALGSGFDWSVDADGAPIDPAARYRLDPEQGARRLLSDRGHGERNAAATGRGLLALANDSLPEASDLPGLRHALRSVLTHHLGPRGLKSWEMMAELARVARPDPARGDGA from the coding sequence ATGGCCCTCACCGCGGAACCCGCCTACATCCTCCACGTGCGGCCGTGGCGCGAGACCAGCGTGCTGATCGAGGCGCTGAGCGAGCAGCACGGGCGCGTGGGCTTGGTCGCGCGCGGCGTGCAGGGACCGAAGAAACAGGTGCTGCGCGCGGCCTTGCAGCCGTTCCAGCACGTGCGCGTGGATGCGTTGCTGCGCGGCGAGTTGGCGCGGCTGACCGCGGCCGAAGCCATCGACGCCGCGCCGCGCTTGCTCGGCGACGCCGCGCTGGCCGGGTTCTACGTCAACGAACTGGTGCTGCGGCTGGTGCCGCGCGGCGATCCGTTCTTCGAGCTGTACGAACTCTACGGCCGCACCCGCGCGCGCCTGGACGGGCCGCATCTGGCTTGGACGCTGCGCCGGTTCGAGCGCGATCTGCTCGATGCATTGGGCTCGGGCTTCGACTGGAGCGTGGACGCCGACGGCGCGCCGATCGATCCGGCCGCGCGTTACCGGCTCGACCCGGAGCAGGGCGCGCGCCGCTTGCTCAGCGATCGCGGCCACGGCGAGCGCAACGCCGCGGCGACCGGGCGCGGCCTGCTCGCGCTGGCCAACGACAGCCTGCCCGAAGCCAGCGACCTGCCGGGCCTGCGCCATGCCTTGCGCTCGGTGCTGACCCATCACCTCGGCCCGCGCGGTTTGAAGTCGTGGGAGATGATGGCGGAACTGGCGCGCGTGGCGCGGCCGGATCCCGCGCGCGGCGACGGCGCTTAG
- a CDS encoding CYTH domain-containing protein, whose amino-acid sequence MGIEIERKFLVTSDAWRQAAHKVAPMAQGYLNDLAAMDTGAMKASVRVRIAGEEAFLNLKSRELGHTRQEFDYPIPVSDARNLLALCVGGLVDKRRHYVQHAGFLWEVDEFLGDNAGLVVAEVELPSADAAFDKPDWAGREVTDSARYYNLALSTRPFSQWNQAERDGEA is encoded by the coding sequence GTGGGCATAGAAATCGAACGCAAATTCCTCGTCACTTCCGATGCCTGGCGCCAAGCCGCGCACAAAGTGGCACCGATGGCGCAGGGCTATCTCAACGACCTCGCCGCGATGGACACCGGCGCGATGAAGGCCTCGGTGCGCGTGCGCATCGCCGGCGAGGAGGCGTTCCTCAACCTCAAGTCGCGCGAGCTCGGCCACACCCGCCAGGAGTTCGACTATCCGATCCCGGTGAGCGACGCGCGCAACCTGCTCGCGCTGTGCGTCGGCGGCCTGGTCGACAAGCGCCGCCACTACGTCCAGCACGCCGGCTTCCTGTGGGAGGTCGACGAGTTCCTCGGCGACAACGCCGGGCTGGTGGTGGCCGAGGTCGAGCTGCCCAGCGCCGATGCCGCGTTCGACAAGCCCGACTGGGCGGGGCGCGAGGTGACCGATTCGGCGCGCTACTACAACCTCGCGCTGTCGACCCGCCCGTTCTCGCAATGGAATCAGGCCGAACGCGACGGCGAGGCCTGA
- a CDS encoding cold-shock protein, which translates to MQYGTVKWFNDAKGFGFISPEDGSADVFVHFSAINAKGFRSLQEGQRVSYQLTQGPKGAQASEVTPQA; encoded by the coding sequence ATGCAGTACGGCACCGTGAAGTGGTTCAACGACGCCAAGGGCTTCGGTTTCATCTCTCCCGAAGATGGCAGCGCGGATGTATTCGTGCATTTCTCCGCGATCAACGCCAAGGGCTTCCGCAGCCTGCAGGAAGGCCAGCGCGTCAGCTACCAGCTGACCCAGGGCCCGAAGGGCGCGCAAGCTTCGGAAGTCACTCCGCAGGCTTGA
- a CDS encoding S-methyl-5'-thioinosine phosphorylase — MTPPIDLAVIGGTGLYRIAELQDVESHQPVTRYGAPSGPVRVGTLGGRRVAFLARHGEGHSLPPHQINYRANLAALQALGATRVLALNTVGGITERFGPRVLGCPDQLIDYTWGRVSTICEVESDGHLGAEVLHVDFGEPYTRSLRAAVLAAAQRAGVALVDGGCYGATQGPRLETRAEIARMRRDGCDLVGMTGMPEAGLARELGLDYACLAIVANWAAGAGPDPDEVITLQDVLDNVAAASSGLPALLEALLDAA, encoded by the coding sequence ATGACCCCACCCATCGATCTCGCCGTCATCGGCGGCACCGGCCTCTACCGCATCGCCGAACTGCAGGACGTCGAATCGCACCAGCCGGTCACCCGTTACGGCGCGCCGTCCGGCCCGGTCCGCGTCGGCACGCTCGGCGGCCGCCGCGTCGCGTTCCTGGCGCGCCACGGCGAAGGCCATTCGCTGCCGCCGCACCAGATCAACTACCGCGCCAATCTGGCCGCGCTGCAAGCGCTGGGCGCGACCCGGGTGCTGGCGCTCAATACGGTCGGCGGCATCACCGAACGGTTCGGGCCGCGTGTGCTCGGTTGCCCGGATCAGCTGATCGATTACACCTGGGGCCGCGTCTCCACGATCTGCGAAGTGGAATCCGATGGACACCTGGGCGCCGAAGTGCTGCACGTGGATTTCGGCGAGCCCTACACCCGCTCGCTGCGCGCGGCGGTGTTGGCGGCGGCGCAGCGCGCCGGCGTGGCGCTGGTCGACGGCGGTTGCTACGGCGCGACCCAAGGCCCGCGTCTGGAAACCCGCGCCGAAATCGCGCGCATGCGCCGCGACGGTTGCGATCTGGTCGGCATGACCGGCATGCCCGAAGCCGGCCTCGCGCGCGAGTTGGGCTTGGATTACGCGTGTCTGGCCATCGTCGCCAACTGGGCGGCGGGCGCCGGTCCCGATCCGGACGAAGTGATCACCCTGCAGGACGTGCTCGACAACGTCGCCGCCGCGTCGTCGGGTTTGCCGGCGCTGCTCGAGGCTCTGTTGGACGCGGCCTGA
- the era gene encoding GTPase Era translates to MTSSPHRAGYVAVIGRPNVGKSTLTNALVGAKVSIVSPRPQTTRHRLLGIATFPEGQLLLVDTPGIHREQKRAMNRMMNRAARGSLEGVDAALLVVRAGQWDDEDTLAYDALRGAGLPVVLVVNQVDRVPDKTKLLPYLAKVTEGREFAGVHPISALKRSGLEALVKTLLSLLPEQPPLYGEDEITDKSQRFLAGEMVREQLMRQLGEELPYATTVEIERFEVDGAMLRIGAVIWVERDGQKAIVIGKAGARLREIGAKARVQMERLFGSKVFLETWVRVREGWSDDEAALRQLGYE, encoded by the coding sequence ATGACTTCCTCCCCGCACCGCGCCGGCTACGTCGCCGTCATCGGCCGACCCAACGTCGGCAAATCCACCCTGACCAACGCCCTCGTCGGCGCCAAGGTCAGCATCGTCTCGCCGCGCCCGCAGACCACGCGCCACCGTCTGCTCGGCATCGCCACCTTCCCCGAAGGCCAGTTGCTGCTGGTCGACACCCCCGGCATCCACCGCGAGCAGAAGCGCGCGATGAACCGGATGATGAACCGCGCCGCGCGCGGCTCGCTGGAAGGCGTCGACGCCGCGCTGCTGGTCGTGCGCGCCGGCCAGTGGGACGACGAAGACACCCTGGCCTACGACGCCCTGCGCGGCGCCGGCCTGCCGGTGGTGCTGGTGGTCAATCAGGTCGACCGCGTTCCCGACAAGACCAAGCTGCTGCCGTATCTGGCCAAGGTCACCGAGGGCCGCGAGTTCGCCGGCGTGCATCCGATCTCCGCGCTCAAGCGCAGCGGCCTGGAAGCGCTGGTGAAAACCCTGCTGTCGCTGCTGCCCGAACAGCCGCCGCTGTACGGCGAGGACGAAATCACCGACAAGAGCCAGCGCTTCCTCGCCGGCGAAATGGTGCGCGAACAGCTCATGCGCCAGCTCGGCGAAGAGCTGCCGTACGCGACCACGGTCGAGATCGAACGCTTCGAGGTCGACGGCGCGATGCTGCGCATCGGGGCGGTGATCTGGGTCGAGCGCGACGGCCAGAAAGCCATCGTGATCGGCAAGGCCGGCGCGCGCCTGCGCGAAATCGGCGCCAAGGCGCGCGTGCAGATGGAGCGTTTGTTCGGCTCCAAGGTGTTCCTGGAGACCTGGGTGCGCGTGCGCGAGGGCTGGTCGGACGACGAGGCCGCGCTGCGGCAGCTTGGGTACGAGTGA
- the rnc gene encoding ribonuclease III produces MTDPIAHRFAHPALLDQALTHRSAGAPHNERLEFLGDALVNLIVAEALYQRWPQADEGALTRARAELVRESALAPIARALELGARLTLGPGEMKSGGHRRDSILADALEAVVGAIYLDAGFETCRAQVLPWFLPAMDALPPAHKVGKDAKTRLQEWLQGRQKPLPVYALLSESGEDHAKTFRVSCSIGQPALSADGEAGSRRAAEQLAAEEVLRQLKADD; encoded by the coding sequence GTGACTGATCCGATCGCCCACCGCTTCGCCCATCCGGCCCTGCTGGATCAAGCGCTGACCCACCGCAGCGCCGGAGCGCCGCACAACGAGCGGCTGGAATTCCTCGGCGACGCGTTGGTGAATCTGATCGTGGCCGAAGCGCTGTACCAGCGCTGGCCGCAGGCCGACGAGGGCGCGCTGACCCGCGCCCGGGCCGAGTTGGTGCGCGAATCGGCGCTGGCGCCGATCGCGCGCGCGCTGGAGCTCGGCGCGCGCCTGACCCTGGGGCCGGGCGAAATGAAGTCCGGCGGCCACCGCCGCGACTCGATCCTGGCCGACGCGCTGGAAGCCGTGGTCGGCGCGATCTACCTCGACGCCGGCTTCGAGACCTGCCGCGCCCAGGTGCTGCCGTGGTTCCTGCCGGCGATGGACGCGCTGCCGCCCGCGCACAAGGTCGGCAAGGACGCCAAGACCCGCCTGCAGGAATGGCTGCAGGGCCGGCAGAAACCGCTGCCGGTGTACGCGCTGCTGTCGGAAAGCGGCGAAGACCACGCCAAGACCTTCCGGGTGAGCTGCAGCATCGGCCAACCGGCGCTGAGCGCCGACGGCGAAGCCGGCTCGCGCCGCGCCGCCGAACAGCTCGCCGCCGAGGAAGTGCTGCGCCAGCTCAAAGCCGACGACTGA